The window AGAGATTCGGGAGGAGAACGCGAATGACGGGATTGCCCGAGCGGATTGACCGGGCGCTCCGCATAGGCCCGGGGCCACTCACGGCCGGAGAAATTGCTAGGGCCATTCATGCTCATGAACCATCGGCAAGGACAACTCTTACCAAGATGAAATCCGTGATTAGGGTCCAACGAAGACGTGGTCGGAGCCGCGAGACGACCTGGGCGGCACGACCCCATTGGATTTCTCCGGAGTTCAGGTCTCTCCAGGCAAGACGTCACGACGTGATCGGGCAAGGAGCGGCAGCCGACCCGACGGTCCTCGCTATGTGCCTTCGGGTTGGGCGTTCGTTCGGCAGGGAGCGCGCCCAGCCGGTGCAAGTCGCCATCACCGCGAGAACGCGACGGCGCGATGTTGATCTGGGAATACGGACGTTCTTGATCGACGTGCAGATGGACGCCATCGACACGGTGGCGGGCCACGGGTACAACGTCGTGCCGCAGCGCGCGCGGCTCGTCGCGTGGTAGAGTGCTTAAACGATTCAAACCGCGTCCCCGGGGCATCTGCAGCGGGTCTTCGAGGCGTTCCCCATGAGGGACGGCGACAACCCGCGGGTCGCGTCCCGCAAAATGGAGGCTCCGCCGCCGTGACCGAGGCCCATGACGTGCCCGGGCGCCTGTAGGTGCCGCACCCCGGTATTATCTACCAGGCCGCGCAAACACCGCGCGGCGGTACACAAGGGTGCCTGTCGAGCAGGATTGGACGTCGGGGAGGCCGAACGCCCTCCGCTGACACTAGCCGCTCCTGATTGTGCATTCACAACCCACCTCGGACCTGCCCCAATGGTTTGGAACACAAGGCTGATCGCCGCTACGATTCGCTCCATCGGACGCGGGGGGCGGGGACAAGTCGATTTGGAACGCTATCGCGAGCCGCGTCCTTTCGGACGCGATGATCCGCCGCCCGTAGATGGTCGCCTGGGCGGCGGGGAGCGAATGGCGAACCCGGCCGGAACCCAGGTGCCGGGTTTTTGGCTTTTCGGTGAGAGGTGGACGCTGGGTCACGGCGTGCGAGGGAGGAGACGCTCATGAGCCTGACGCCTGAGGACAGACTCCGACTTCATGTCGTGGAGGGGCCGGATGCGACAGAGTCGCACGTGTACGACGCCGAGGGGGGGCAGCAGGGAGGAGCGCGGTTGGGCAATGTGTTGAACACGATCAAGGCCTACTGGCACGATGGGGGATGGGTGTTCGACGATTCGCAAAGAGGGCTCTGGGCGAAACCGTTCGTCGCGCGGGCGCCAGAGATTATCGATCGGGTCCTTCAAGGGGCGGGGTTGCGGCCGCGGCAGCCGTTCACGGTGACGTTCGGCGACCACGAGAGCCCCGGGTTGGGGTACCGATTCGTCCTGGAGTGGGCGCGCGAGGATCGCGAGGGCCACTGGTACCGGTCGGGAGGGATGGAGGGACTATGCCCGGCACTCGTCCGGTATTTCGATGCGGCGCCCAAGCATATCTATTGCCAGGTCACTGCTCGGAGAACTCCTTTCTCAGTATTGCATGCGGCTCAGGTTGAGGGGCTATGGGGGGCTACGTCGCGGCCTACATTGTCGCGCTCGACGCGGACACGCTCCAGCCCGCGTGGTATCTTGTAGTCACAATATATAGGCATGAACAATAACCTCCGCAGTCGGTGGGCCGTTCCGACTCCTGCGCTGGCCTCTCACGTGAAACCTGCCCAGAGCCACGTCGACGGTCCGGAACCCGACACGACCAGCTTAATGGTGCGCGCCGGTGATCACGGCGTGGGTTGTCGGGATGAAGGCGAGTGTACTGTGGGCGAAGAGCCTGAGGAAGGACGAGACCGGGTGAGCCGGGTGCCCGTAGAAGTGGTAGGCGAGGAAAGCGATTCCCGCCAGCAAGAACAGCACCCTCGTGGTGTCCAGCTCGTAGAATCCCAGCATCTCCCCCACCAGGAGTCCAGCGAGCACGACAATCGCCACCGTGGGCGACGTATGGAGGAGCCCGTGCTATCACGCTCCCTATCTGTACACGGATACTGTACTGAAATGTCGGCCTTGGGATCAATACGGTCAACGGCCGTGGGGTTCGCTACCTGTCATCCTGCCGTTGCCGGCGAGAGCGAGGTGTCGGGCCAGAGTGCCCCCCGCTTCGTACGCGGCGCCGAGAGCCTCCGCGGGGGATTCATGAAGCGACCACGAGGGCGGCGCACTGAGCTGGCGTAGGACAGCCGCATGGACCGCTGGTGCGTCGATCCGAAAGCGAAGTGATGTGAGGCGCGCGCGGAATCGCTCAAAGCCCTCGGCCGCGGTCTTGTCCAGTGACACGCTTGTGGCGGCGGTCGCACGACCCTTGGCCCGCTCGGTTGCACCCGCGCCGGCCCGCAGCCGGCACAGCGCGTCGAGCACCTGCGCCCGGGTCTGCCCGCGGAGCTCGAACAGGAGAAAGGGGTCTCTGTCGAACGCTTCACCCAAGACGTAATGCGTCGCCGCAACGTGCTTGCACGGGTTCGCCCAATCCGGACAGGAGCATTCGGTCTTCAGATCGTCCCGCTTGACGGGGAAGAGGCTGACGCCGACGGCCTGAAATGCCTTGTCGATGTCCTTCGGCATCTCCCCCGCGAGGAGCTGGGCGGCGAAGATCGCCTCCCTGGCCATTGCGGCCAGGGCCTTGGCCCAGACGGCGGAGGAGAAACTGCGAAGGTGCAGCGTCACCCTGTACGGGGTCGGCCGCGAGCCGGTGACGTGCGCGGAGACTTTGCCCGAGGCGATCTCGAGGTCGTGCACGCGGCCGGCGCGGGCATACGTCCGGCCTCGCGCGAGGCGATTCGCGTACTCCCGCGAGACCTTCTCCAGCGCCTCGATCCAGCGCTGGCCCCACCAAGTCGTCGCGATTTTCTTGACCTTGATGCCGTGCGCAGGAGGAGGCTGCTTCGGCGGTGCCGGCGGATACCAGCCCGAGCCGTCCCAGGGCTCCCAATACTCGGTGCGGCCACGTCGGCTCACGACGAAACCCTCGCGGTGAGGCTGGGGCGGCGGGCTCGCCGGCGCGGTGCCGGCGCACGCCGTAGGCTCAGCGAATTCGCGGGCCGGGGCGCGCGGGCGGACGCTCCGTTCCCCTCGTCCGCCGCCACGACGGCGTCGGCCGACAGGGTGAAGAGCTCGCGCAGCGCGGCGTCGTCCAGCTCCGTGATCCAGTGCTCGCCCGCGCCCACGATCCGCGAGGCGAGATCGCGCTTGTCCTCCAGCATGCGATCGATCTTCTCTTCCACCGTGCCGGCGGCAAGGAGCTTGTACACCTGGACGGCCCTCTTCTGCCCGATCCGGTAGGCACGGTCCGTGGCTTGGTCCTCGACTGCGGGGTTCCACCAGCGATCGAAGTGGAACACACGGGTCGCTCCGGTGAGGTTGAGCCCCGTTCCGCCGGCTTTGAGTGAGAGTACGAAGACGCGCGGGCCCCGCTCATCCTCCTGGAAGCGCTGCACCATCCCCTCCCTCGCCGCTCGCGGGACACCGCCGTGCAGGAACAGCACCTCCGTCATGAGCAGGTCGCTGAGGTAGGCGACCAGCCGGTCGCCCGTCTCGCGAAACTGGGTGAAAATGAGCGCGCGGTCGCCGCCGGCGAGGACTTCCTCCAGCATCTCCCCAAGCCGGGCGAGCTTGCCGGATCGGCCGGCGAGCGGCGCCGACTCGCCCAGGTACTGCGCGGGATGGTTGCAGATCTGCTTGAGGGCGGTGATGAGCGCGAGCACGCGGCCTCGCCGCTGGATGCCTTCGGATTCCTTGATCGTCCGCATCGCGTCGTCCACGGCCGCCCGGTAGAGCGTGGCCTGCTCCCTGGTCAGCGAGCAGACGACCTTTATCTCGTTCTTAGGCGGCAGGTCCTGGATCACCGCCGGGTCGCTCTTGAGCCGGCGCAGGATGAACGGGTGGACGATCCGCCGGAGCCGCTCCGCGGCTTCCTCGTCCCGGTACCGCTCGATCGGCACCGCGTAGTGATGGCGGAACGTCTCGAGGCGGCCGAGGAGCCCCGGTGTGGCAAATTCCAGAATGGACCAGAGTTCTGCGAGCCGGTTCTCTACCGGCGTGCCGGTCAGCGCGAAGCGATGCTGCGCGCGCAGCGCCCGCGCCGTCCGGGCGGTGTGGGACGCCGCGTTCTTGATGCTCTGCGCCTCATCGAGCACTGCCACCGCCCAGTCGACCGCGGACAACACCTCGGCGTCGCGGCGGAGCAGGCCGTAGGTGGTCAGCACGACGGCTCCGGCCTGACCGTCTGCGAACGCCTCCGGAGACCGTGCGCGCTCCGTCCCGTAATGGCGCAAGATGGGCAGCGATGGAGCGAACCGGGTGAGTTCACGCTCCCAGTTCCCCACGACGGACGTGGGACACACAATCAGGTTGGGCTTGGCGTCCTCCGGCGCCGCCTG of the bacterium genome contains:
- a CDS encoding SWIM zinc finger family protein, with product MSRRGRTEYWEPWDGSGWYPPAPPKQPPPAHGIKVKKIATTWWGQRWIEALEKVSREYANRLARGRTYARAGRVHDLEIASGKVSAHVTGSRPTPYRVTLHLRSFSSAVWAKALAAMAREAIFAAQLLAGEMPKDIDKAFQAVGVSLFPVKRDDLKTECSCPDWANPCKHVAATHYVLGEAFDRDPFLLFELRGQTRAQVLDALCRLRAGAGATERAKGRATAATSVSLDKTAAEGFERFRARLTSLRFRIDAPAVHAAVLRQLSAPPSWSLHESPAEALGAAYEAGGTLARHLALAGNGRMTGSEPHGR